The following coding sequences are from one Leptospira mayottensis 200901116 window:
- a CDS encoding aldo/keto reductase, which yields MNPSDPFQELYQKNRLEGSSEPQATKEYSLSKKKSDKEKVLNPYFSFRGRTLSRIAFGCYRVGLESPEHERAMELSFSEGFNVIDTSSNYGNGESESLVGKVLRKKIARGELKRENVFIVTKAGYIQGRNLQIVTELEKQNAEFPEITYYSEECYHCIHPFFLEDQLERSLQRLGLETVDVFLLHNPEYFLMDREKHNVSKEKATEQYYERIQNSFRFLEQKRKEGKILYYGISSNTFPEDSEKYTATSLTRILKIAKEIQDELGLDESGFAVVQFPGNLLENGFLDPKFEGKNLVSLIHANGLLPLVNRPLNAISNSGNIRRLSYDPKKKSEDVMQLLKKKLETIYEREKKSLSILPQDSIKYTFRTVTEPYLDQFQNQDHLNQFLERTVIPILQQLISQIEKIGGQKAQVEYIETLNEALPILEQYVFQKNVLDRSELYEEILKCYPKYQGWNLSTIALHLLHSSLGEGVVLLGMRREEYVKDASLSFEALASDIQYQDWKKFEI from the coding sequence ATGAACCCATCCGATCCATTCCAGGAACTTTATCAAAAAAACAGACTCGAAGGTAGTTCCGAGCCACAGGCAACAAAAGAGTATTCTCTATCCAAAAAAAAATCGGACAAGGAGAAAGTTTTAAATCCCTATTTTTCCTTTAGAGGGAGAACGTTATCAAGAATCGCCTTCGGGTGTTATAGAGTGGGGCTTGAATCTCCCGAACACGAAAGGGCGATGGAACTTTCCTTTTCGGAAGGATTTAACGTGATCGATACTTCCTCCAATTACGGAAACGGAGAAAGTGAAAGTTTGGTCGGCAAGGTTCTTCGAAAAAAAATAGCAAGAGGAGAATTAAAACGAGAAAACGTTTTTATCGTAACTAAGGCTGGATATATCCAAGGAAGAAATCTACAGATCGTAACAGAACTCGAAAAACAAAACGCGGAATTCCCGGAGATTACTTATTATTCGGAAGAATGTTATCATTGTATTCATCCTTTTTTCTTAGAGGATCAGTTGGAGAGATCCCTTCAGCGGCTTGGTTTGGAAACTGTAGATGTGTTTCTACTTCATAACCCGGAATACTTTTTGATGGATAGAGAGAAGCATAACGTATCTAAGGAAAAGGCCACCGAGCAATATTACGAAAGGATTCAGAACTCATTTCGATTTTTGGAACAAAAGCGGAAAGAAGGAAAAATATTATATTACGGGATCTCATCCAATACTTTTCCAGAAGATTCGGAAAAGTATACCGCAACTTCTCTGACTCGAATCTTAAAAATTGCAAAGGAAATTCAAGACGAACTCGGATTAGATGAATCCGGTTTTGCAGTTGTCCAATTTCCGGGAAATCTTTTGGAAAACGGATTTTTGGATCCAAAGTTTGAAGGAAAAAATTTAGTCTCTCTCATCCATGCGAACGGACTTTTACCTCTGGTCAATCGTCCATTAAACGCAATTTCAAATTCTGGAAACATTCGCAGACTTTCTTACGACCCAAAGAAAAAAAGCGAAGATGTTATGCAACTTCTAAAGAAGAAATTAGAGACGATCTACGAAAGAGAAAAAAAATCGCTTTCGATTTTGCCCCAAGACTCGATCAAATATACTTTTCGGACCGTAACCGAACCGTATTTAGATCAGTTTCAAAACCAGGATCATCTGAACCAGTTTTTGGAAAGAACCGTGATCCCGATCTTACAACAGCTGATTTCTCAGATCGAAAAGATAGGCGGACAAAAAGCACAAGTCGAATACATTGAAACCCTAAACGAAGCGCTTCCCATTTTAGAACAATATGTGTTTCAGAAAAACGTTCTGGATAGAAGCGAGCTCTATGAGGAAATTCTAAAGTGTTATCCGAAGTATCAGGGTTGGAATCTTTCCACGATTGCGCTTCATCTGCTTCATTCTTCCCTGGGAGAAGGTGTGGTTCTGCTCGGGATGAGAAGGGAGGAATACGTGAAAGATGCGAGTCTTTCTTTTGAAGCACTCGCGAGCGACATTCAATATCAGGATTGGAAAAAATTTGAAATTTGA
- a CDS encoding DUF309 domain-containing protein, which yields MKFDPEIVALFEHITSTSDPEETIDFAYQNGERLFREGKYFEAHEVLEFQWKKDFGIRKIFLQGIIQLSVSLHKIYGKPNGRGSRMQAERSKEKLEAVFRSGDLSEKGMRVIFDLLQSLDQILNLYEGDELLVEKVSAFCIPSLPKEWRELFRG from the coding sequence TTGAAATTTGATCCTGAAATCGTAGCTCTTTTCGAACACATCACTTCCACTTCCGATCCGGAAGAGACGATCGACTTCGCTTATCAAAATGGAGAAAGATTGTTCCGAGAGGGAAAATACTTCGAGGCGCACGAGGTACTCGAATTTCAATGGAAAAAGGATTTCGGAATTAGGAAGATTTTTCTTCAAGGAATTATACAACTCTCCGTTTCTCTTCATAAGATATATGGAAAGCCGAACGGTCGAGGATCTAGGATGCAAGCAGAAAGGTCCAAAGAAAAATTGGAAGCGGTTTTCAGATCTGGAGATTTGAGCGAAAAAGGAATGCGGGTGATATTCGATTTACTTCAAAGTTTGGATCAGATCTTAAACCTTTACGAAGGAGACGAACTTCTTGTCGAAAAAGTTTCTGCTTTCTGTATTCCAAGTCTTCCGAAAGAGTGGCGGGAATTGTTCAGAGGCTGA
- a CDS encoding alpha/beta fold hydrolase, protein MGEIESGFFQSGGYNLSYKIHKNEKKHSILLFHGFQDASDTFLYQFPFLSEHFDIYRFDYRGHGDSEWLREGNYHFIQTLVDVKTFVSKFLPEKFHILGHSMGGGIGARFAGIYPEKILSLVCLEGFMSIQNPEFEKKRLKVWLDTLENNEVGTKERKNKSFSNLDELTARLKPVYPRLDPEKVRDLATYLSKKTDTGFQWKNDPLYKRGFPFIFSPYLTRHLWECISSPTLIIYGKETHLMPENREEILSHFRHLEYIEMENAGHNMHHDQPEKLEELLNEFYVKHGFLSK, encoded by the coding sequence ATGGGTGAGATAGAAAGTGGTTTTTTTCAATCCGGGGGATACAATCTTTCCTATAAAATTCATAAAAACGAAAAGAAACATTCGATACTTTTATTTCATGGATTTCAGGATGCATCGGATACGTTCCTCTATCAGTTTCCGTTCTTATCCGAACATTTTGATATTTATCGATTCGATTATAGAGGTCATGGGGATTCTGAATGGCTTCGGGAGGGGAACTATCATTTCATCCAAACTCTCGTGGATGTAAAGACGTTTGTCTCCAAATTTCTTCCCGAAAAGTTTCATATCTTAGGTCATTCGATGGGGGGAGGAATCGGAGCAAGATTTGCGGGAATTTATCCGGAGAAGATTTTAAGTCTGGTTTGCCTGGAAGGTTTTATGTCGATTCAAAATCCGGAATTTGAAAAGAAACGTCTGAAAGTTTGGTTGGATACACTTGAGAACAATGAGGTTGGAACTAAGGAAAGAAAGAATAAAAGTTTTTCGAATTTAGACGAATTGACGGCTCGTTTGAAACCCGTTTATCCTAGATTGGATCCAGAAAAAGTTCGGGATTTGGCGACTTATCTTTCTAAAAAGACTGATACCGGATTTCAATGGAAAAACGATCCTCTCTATAAAAGAGGATTCCCTTTCATCTTTTCTCCATATCTGACTCGTCATCTCTGGGAGTGTATTTCTTCTCCGACACTCATTATTTACGGAAAAGAAACGCATCTTATGCCTGAAAATAGGGAAGAAATTCTTTCCCACTTTAGACATTTAGAATATATCGAAATGGAAAACGCGGGTCACAATATGCACCACGACCAACCCGAAAAACTAGAAGAACTGTTAAACGAATTCTACGTCAAACATGGTTTTCTTTCTAAGTAG
- a CDS encoding PaaI family thioesterase — protein sequence MPEANTKEFAAYFQEQDQFSHKIGYKILSVSPGKSEYEIKVDDSFFNPVKIVHGGALFSAMDSSAGAAMAAWIRSSNLKYKFMATATAEIKYRKSVTKGKVRIKSEITEQKRSIVKLTSQAFDEEENLVAELFSTWIVKLEN from the coding sequence ATGCCTGAAGCGAATACAAAAGAGTTTGCGGCATATTTTCAAGAACAAGACCAATTTTCCCACAAAATCGGTTATAAAATTCTCTCCGTTAGCCCCGGAAAAAGCGAATACGAAATCAAGGTCGACGACTCTTTTTTCAATCCGGTTAAGATCGTTCACGGAGGTGCACTTTTTTCCGCAATGGACAGTTCGGCCGGAGCTGCGATGGCCGCTTGGATTCGATCTTCCAATTTAAAATATAAATTTATGGCAACTGCAACCGCCGAAATCAAATATCGTAAAAGTGTTACGAAAGGGAAAGTGAGAATTAAAAGTGAAATCACGGAACAAAAGCGTTCGATTGTGAAATTGACTTCCCAAGCCTTCGATGAAGAAGAAAATTTAGTTGCAGAACTATTCTCCACTTGGATAGTTAAATTAGAAAATTAA
- a CDS encoding PilZ domain-containing protein: protein MHYNRIPNTVTVYLSQLAGQNLRLAENILKGLLHRTDSPIEPGTILELKLGTISLSGAIQIPVKVIRCDKISESEYDLYMNYTEKDFNKIQEIEDLIRDLS, encoded by the coding sequence ATGCATTATAATAGAATTCCAAACACTGTCACTGTCTATCTGAGTCAATTGGCCGGTCAAAACCTTCGATTGGCTGAAAATATCCTGAAAGGTCTGCTCCATAGAACCGACTCTCCCATTGAACCTGGAACAATCTTAGAACTCAAACTAGGAACGATTAGTCTTTCCGGAGCAATTCAAATCCCGGTCAAAGTGATTCGTTGCGACAAAATTTCGGAATCGGAATATGATCTCTATATGAACTATACGGAAAAAGATTTTAATAAGATCCAAGAGATCGAAGACTTAATTCGAGATCTTTCTTAA
- the serA gene encoding phosphoglycerate dehydrogenase, translated as MISFPKDKINVLLLENVHQDAFDMFKKDGFNVRLLPAAYSTKELLDEIENVHVLGIRSKTNVTPAVLEKAKRLLTIGCFCIGTNQVDLSGAEKKGIPVFNAPYSNTRSVAELVISEIIMLARRVPDHIRNTHSGIWNKISKNCFEVRGKTIGIVGYGHIGSQVSVLAEAMGMKVIYYDVQAVLPLGNATPTESYQELLKNSDFITFHVPETPQTMNLYGKKEIEITKKGAYMINLSRGKVVDLEALAQAIKSGHISGAGIDVFPQEPESNNDPFLTPMQNLPNVILTPHIGGSTEEAQKNIGSEVASKLLKFVNNGSTTFSVNFPNLEITPLPSGQYRILNVHKNQPGFLKDINSMVSEIGANISSQHLGTSAEIGYLSMVIDKSVGNELKEKIEKHPFSIKTRILY; from the coding sequence ATGATTTCATTTCCAAAAGATAAGATCAACGTTCTCCTTCTCGAAAACGTTCACCAAGATGCGTTTGATATGTTCAAAAAAGACGGTTTTAATGTGCGTCTTCTCCCTGCCGCCTATTCGACAAAAGAACTCTTGGATGAAATTGAAAATGTCCACGTTCTGGGAATTCGAAGTAAAACCAACGTAACTCCCGCCGTTTTAGAAAAAGCCAAAAGACTTTTGACAATCGGTTGTTTTTGCATCGGAACCAACCAGGTAGATCTTTCCGGAGCAGAAAAAAAAGGAATTCCTGTATTCAATGCCCCTTATTCCAACACTCGTTCCGTCGCAGAACTTGTGATTTCGGAAATCATCATGCTCGCCAGAAGAGTTCCGGATCATATCCGAAACACTCATTCCGGAATTTGGAACAAAATCTCCAAAAATTGTTTCGAGGTTCGAGGTAAAACAATCGGAATCGTAGGTTACGGTCATATTGGAAGCCAAGTCTCCGTTCTCGCAGAAGCGATGGGAATGAAGGTCATCTACTACGACGTCCAAGCGGTTCTTCCTCTCGGAAACGCAACTCCGACCGAAAGTTATCAGGAACTTTTGAAGAACTCGGATTTCATCACATTCCACGTTCCAGAAACTCCTCAAACGATGAATCTCTATGGAAAAAAAGAAATCGAGATCACCAAAAAAGGTGCATACATGATTAACCTTTCCAGAGGGAAAGTTGTAGATCTAGAAGCACTTGCACAAGCAATCAAATCCGGTCATATCTCCGGAGCGGGAATAGACGTTTTTCCGCAAGAACCCGAATCGAACAACGATCCGTTTTTAACTCCAATGCAAAATTTGCCTAACGTCATTCTTACCCCGCATATAGGAGGCAGTACCGAAGAAGCACAAAAAAATATCGGTTCCGAAGTCGCGAGTAAACTTTTAAAATTCGTAAACAACGGCTCGACCACTTTTTCTGTAAATTTTCCGAACCTGGAAATCACCCCATTGCCGTCTGGTCAGTATAGAATTCTAAACGTTCATAAAAACCAACCCGGCTTCTTAAAGGACATCAACTCTATGGTTTCGGAAATCGGTGCAAATATCAGCTCCCAACACTTGGGAACCAGCGCGGAAATCGGTTATCTATCGATGGTGATCGACAAATCCGTTGGGAACGAACTCAAGGAAAAAATCGAGAAACATCCATTTTCAATTAAAACCCGAATTCTTTACTGA
- a CDS encoding tetratricopeptide repeat protein, with product MAEANSTPLNEAELEQIHSILQPLSKNPEISEELNPMLSVFRQKMGYGTQTLSHDEEEETESEEPTSKASEEIDYESQEPESLKRPPTKVFEDDDIDLDELLAEPKKTSTPADDFSFEEESPVSPVDASDPFADFGMDEEPTPTASEELGDFGLPEEPSATTPSDDFSFGDESTAPAAGVSDPFAGLEEPSSDDPFAGLGDTTAAESDPFGGTDFGSAPMDDAFGSTPSSTSEADPFADMGTFTSIPESTADSSDSFAGMDGIETPGDEFDLSRTDTDGGDSFDEFMSPEPSGGDDDFFSSPSTESDPFADFGDLGPPTGQDPFSNLASSATVSEDPFADFVPSTEEDTLSDIPGDADPSFSPDLESDVGGVDFDSGSSLGLEADLQGLANEEKQDIDKGLKDEELAIIQKEILRYPPTLRRAVIDSIVQDRLTPRDQKGLLELIKIESSPQEIADFLSGALGETISISQKMSGFSKDGVPIISTDPVYTKEGLQRQRKMIRRTIITIAATIFLVVGGTLFYRNFIIPNQAAQYYEQGLTLIREAGVYPKNSETRKKKFFEAEESFARGEKILPNHLKYLNLYGVEYTRVEEYDRAFEKLFGKVSPDFGAGGEEPSSNAWDKREKVPIITLAKSQVWDNGKLPIAGKIGNENRMILVAQDGIQRKIMKAGAYIVMRLEKQTHDNPTYKNLGRFHSSIMPSFTEPSLGGGKYKNDQLAINFFKQVYTDGNEPYDEESTAGIAKIYYNRREFGKAASFYNKIVEIDPSSSVGQGGLLSTYIEMWKEDGNPQFVINHHRQIKNNLNIEKKLSLHILSKLASFYTDLNKKELRIRYNINPTDQVSGMEVNDNALEILDLIYHKTEEDPVTGTEIEGSQYAEGYYQRGRYFASIKESIQARRFFEKAATLDPAHYLASTELAENAIRLANFAEADKLLNESLKRFENYKQSYGAREEDETLIQGNVGRIYFDKARIQYLSAAGIHEKDKITEFPGRKIYPFRARTAMDAIAKTRSMELKNSLDGFSKAESVQTDENEFSLIRRWRTPLPVGIQRELRYFKGWADYMNGDFAASLNEWSGFEDEDEYNHSTLLMGKANAFFYTGQYKASLGNYLKVQDDMEEKLLNMGPPKPDDPYHQEVYQTLVAAYNNIGAVYEKLGNTAEALKHYWKAIETARKINEISEIAMSNKDLMFKKEAIGQDPLLEDWLSPTLDSVKKLARE from the coding sequence ATGGCAGAGGCGAATTCTACCCCACTGAACGAAGCTGAACTAGAGCAAATTCATTCTATTCTCCAGCCTCTATCCAAGAATCCGGAAATTTCGGAAGAACTCAATCCAATGCTTTCCGTATTTCGTCAGAAGATGGGATACGGAACTCAAACGCTCTCTCACGACGAAGAGGAAGAAACGGAATCCGAAGAACCTACCTCAAAGGCAAGTGAGGAAATAGATTATGAATCTCAAGAACCGGAAAGTCTGAAAAGACCTCCTACAAAAGTATTCGAAGACGACGACATCGACTTAGATGAACTTTTAGCAGAACCAAAGAAAACCTCGACTCCCGCCGATGATTTTTCCTTTGAGGAAGAATCACCTGTCTCGCCCGTAGACGCGAGCGATCCGTTTGCAGATTTTGGAATGGATGAGGAACCTACTCCAACCGCGTCGGAAGAACTCGGCGATTTTGGACTTCCTGAAGAACCGAGCGCAACTACCCCTTCCGACGATTTTTCCTTTGGTGATGAAAGTACTGCTCCGGCAGCCGGTGTAAGCGATCCGTTCGCAGGCTTAGAGGAGCCTTCTTCCGATGATCCGTTTGCAGGTTTGGGAGATACGACTGCAGCGGAATCTGATCCATTCGGAGGAACTGATTTTGGTTCGGCTCCGATGGATGACGCTTTCGGTTCTACTCCTTCTTCCACATCCGAAGCAGATCCATTTGCGGACATGGGCACATTCACATCCATCCCTGAATCTACTGCAGACAGTTCCGATTCATTTGCTGGAATGGACGGAATCGAAACCCCAGGAGATGAATTCGATCTTTCCAGAACAGATACCGATGGCGGAGATTCTTTTGATGAATTTATGTCTCCGGAGCCGTCCGGTGGGGACGATGATTTTTTCAGCTCTCCTTCGACCGAATCCGATCCGTTTGCCGACTTCGGCGATTTAGGCCCTCCTACAGGACAAGATCCGTTTTCGAATCTCGCCTCTTCTGCTACCGTTTCCGAAGATCCTTTTGCCGATTTTGTTCCTTCCACAGAAGAAGACACATTATCCGACATCCCCGGAGATGCGGACCCTTCCTTCAGTCCCGACTTAGAATCTGATGTAGGTGGGGTAGATTTCGATTCCGGAAGTTCTTTAGGTCTTGAAGCAGATCTGCAAGGACTCGCAAACGAAGAAAAACAGGATATCGATAAGGGACTCAAAGACGAAGAGCTCGCAATCATACAAAAAGAAATTCTCAGATACCCTCCTACTTTGCGTCGTGCGGTGATTGACTCAATCGTTCAAGATCGACTAACGCCTAGAGATCAAAAGGGGCTCTTAGAATTAATCAAGATCGAAAGTTCTCCTCAAGAAATCGCAGACTTCCTTTCCGGAGCCTTAGGAGAAACTATTTCCATTTCTCAAAAAATGAGCGGATTCTCCAAAGACGGAGTTCCTATCATTTCTACAGATCCTGTTTATACCAAAGAAGGCCTACAAAGACAAAGAAAGATGATCCGCAGGACGATCATCACAATCGCGGCTACGATTTTTCTCGTAGTAGGCGGAACATTATTTTACAGAAACTTTATCATTCCAAATCAGGCAGCTCAGTACTACGAACAAGGCCTGACCCTGATCCGCGAGGCGGGAGTTTATCCGAAAAACAGCGAAACCCGAAAGAAAAAATTTTTCGAAGCAGAAGAATCTTTCGCCAGAGGAGAAAAAATTCTCCCGAACCACCTCAAATATTTGAATCTCTACGGTGTGGAATATACAAGAGTCGAAGAATACGACCGCGCCTTCGAAAAATTATTCGGCAAGGTAAGCCCTGATTTTGGCGCCGGAGGAGAAGAACCTTCTTCCAATGCTTGGGACAAACGGGAGAAAGTCCCCATCATCACCCTTGCCAAAAGTCAGGTTTGGGACAATGGAAAACTTCCAATCGCGGGAAAAATCGGCAACGAGAACCGTATGATTCTTGTCGCTCAAGACGGAATTCAAAGAAAGATCATGAAGGCCGGAGCATACATCGTGATGCGTCTGGAAAAACAAACGCACGACAATCCTACGTATAAGAATTTGGGAAGATTTCATTCTTCCATTATGCCTTCTTTTACCGAGCCTTCTCTCGGAGGCGGAAAATATAAAAACGATCAGCTCGCGATTAATTTTTTCAAACAAGTGTATACCGACGGAAACGAACCCTACGATGAGGAATCTACCGCCGGAATCGCAAAGATCTATTACAACCGAAGAGAATTCGGCAAAGCCGCATCGTTTTACAATAAGATCGTGGAGATCGATCCTTCTAGCTCCGTTGGACAAGGTGGTCTACTTTCCACTTACATCGAAATGTGGAAGGAAGACGGAAATCCTCAGTTCGTAATCAACCACCACAGACAAATCAAAAACAACCTGAATATAGAAAAGAAACTTTCTCTTCACATTCTTTCTAAGCTTGCTTCCTTTTACACCGATCTGAATAAAAAAGAATTAAGAATTCGTTATAACATCAATCCTACGGACCAGGTTTCAGGAATGGAAGTCAACGACAACGCTCTTGAAATTCTGGATCTCATCTATCATAAAACAGAAGAAGATCCCGTGACCGGAACGGAAATCGAAGGTTCCCAATACGCGGAAGGCTACTATCAAAGAGGAAGATATTTCGCTTCCATCAAGGAATCCATCCAAGCTAGAAGATTTTTCGAAAAAGCCGCGACACTCGATCCCGCTCACTATCTAGCCTCCACAGAACTCGCAGAAAATGCGATTCGTCTCGCAAACTTCGCAGAAGCGGATAAATTGTTAAACGAATCCCTCAAACGTTTTGAGAATTACAAACAAAGCTACGGAGCAAGAGAAGAAGACGAAACACTGATCCAAGGAAACGTGGGCCGTATCTATTTCGATAAGGCGAGAATCCAATACTTATCCGCGGCAGGAATTCATGAAAAAGATAAGATTACCGAATTCCCGGGACGCAAAATCTATCCGTTCCGTGCAAGAACCGCGATGGATGCGATCGCAAAAACAAGATCCATGGAACTCAAAAATTCTCTGGATGGATTTTCCAAAGCGGAATCAGTTCAAACCGACGAAAACGAATTCAGCCTCATTCGCAGATGGAGAACTCCCCTTCCCGTAGGAATCCAAAGAGAACTTCGCTACTTCAAGGGTTGGGCGGATTACATGAACGGAGACTTTGCCGCTTCCCTCAACGAATGGTCCGGTTTTGAAGACGAGGACGAGTACAACCATTCCACCTTACTCATGGGTAAAGCAAACGCTTTCTTTTATACAGGCCAATATAAGGCGAGTCTTGGAAACTATCTCAAAGTTCAAGACGATATGGAAGAAAAACTTTTGAATATGGGCCCCCCAAAACCAGACGATCCATATCACCAAGAAGTCTATCAGACGTTAGTCGCCGCTTATAACAACATCGGCGCGGTCTATGAAAAACTGGGAAACACCGCTGAAGCTTTAAAACATTATTGGAAGGCGATCGAAACCGCAAGAAAAATCAACGAGATTTCGGAAATTGCAATGTCGAACAAGGATCTCATGTTCAAAAAAGAAGCCATCGGTCAAGATCCTCTTTTGGAAGATTGGCTCTCTCCTACTTTGGACAGCGTTAAAAAGTTGGCGAGAGAATAA
- a CDS encoding carbohydrate-binding protein, producing MLFQKLIELVSRMKSIPVIKILLILLLTISVAIGADEDAGNWIGSFSSEDYEDFLEPVEKEKIYYYWQMEKLKKAVAPRYIRYIDSALSLETGKLLNRGILFTFEGIENEEVSICGNFSLWRCVPLKKNSHGVFYIVFDPESRDTIREELKILEYKFRVDGLFTHDPSNPDLAEDGNGSLVSKLVAIPSGPDKFATTRILEDSPYEELEYRTVEFRIYAPDAEMITLVGDFNHWDPEEDVLKKDNEVFTLIKKMKPGNYLYNFVQDGKIILDTFNQNTRLREDTGEISSYLTVPERSYALEAK from the coding sequence ATGCTTTTTCAGAAATTGATCGAACTTGTATCCAGAATGAAATCGATCCCTGTAATTAAAATTTTATTAATACTACTTTTGACGATAAGCGTTGCAATTGGTGCCGACGAAGATGCAGGAAATTGGATCGGGTCTTTTTCATCAGAAGACTACGAAGACTTTTTGGAACCTGTGGAAAAGGAGAAGATTTATTATTACTGGCAGATGGAAAAACTAAAAAAGGCCGTGGCTCCTAGATACATTCGTTATATTGATTCTGCCTTATCTTTGGAAACTGGAAAACTTCTTAATCGTGGGATTTTGTTTACCTTTGAAGGAATTGAAAACGAGGAGGTTTCTATATGCGGAAATTTTTCTCTTTGGAGATGTGTTCCTTTGAAAAAGAACAGTCACGGAGTTTTTTATATCGTATTCGATCCAGAAAGTAGGGATACGATTCGAGAGGAACTTAAAATACTGGAATATAAGTTTAGAGTGGACGGTTTATTCACTCATGATCCGTCTAACCCGGATTTGGCGGAGGATGGAAACGGTTCCTTGGTTTCTAAATTGGTTGCAATCCCTTCCGGGCCGGATAAATTCGCGACCACTCGAATTTTGGAAGATTCTCCCTATGAGGAATTGGAATATAGAACCGTCGAGTTTAGAATTTATGCTCCAGATGCGGAGATGATCACACTCGTTGGAGACTTCAATCATTGGGATCCGGAAGAGGACGTATTAAAAAAGGATAATGAAGTTTTTACTCTTATCAAAAAGATGAAACCTGGAAATTATCTCTATAACTTTGTTCAAGATGGAAAGATTATTTTGGATACCTTCAATCAGAACACAAGGCTTCGAGAAGATACAGGAGAAATTTCTTCTTATCTCACGGTTCCCGAACGTTCTTACGCTTTGGAGGCAAAATAG
- the trxB gene encoding thioredoxin-disulfide reductase, with the protein MAHKIVIIGSGPAGHTAAIYAARANLNPVMYEGFMAGGIAAGGQLTTTTEVENFPGFPNGIDGTQLTQLFREQSIKYGTKILTQTITKVDFSSRPFKLWSDEELIEAEAVIIATGATARRMHVTGEDTYWQRGISACAVCDGALPIYRNKELAVVGGGDSAVEEASHLTKFASKVYLVHRRDSLRASKIMQKRATTHPKIEIIWNSQVKEAKGDGKNLTALTLEDTMSGQKKELSVGGLFYAIGHKPNTDIFKGILDLDESGYIKTVPGSTKTSIDGVFAAGDVQDKIYRQAVSAAGSGCMAALDAERWLESREG; encoded by the coding sequence ATGGCCCACAAAATTGTCATTATAGGTTCCGGACCAGCCGGACATACTGCCGCTATTTATGCCGCCAGAGCAAATTTAAATCCGGTAATGTACGAAGGATTTATGGCGGGCGGAATTGCGGCAGGCGGTCAGCTTACAACCACTACCGAAGTCGAAAATTTCCCCGGTTTTCCGAATGGAATCGACGGCACCCAATTGACCCAACTCTTCCGAGAACAATCCATCAAATACGGAACCAAAATCCTGACACAAACTATTACTAAAGTAGATTTTTCCTCCAGACCGTTCAAACTCTGGTCGGACGAAGAGCTTATCGAAGCCGAAGCGGTAATTATAGCAACCGGAGCCACGGCAAGAAGAATGCATGTAACCGGAGAAGACACCTACTGGCAAAGAGGGATCTCTGCCTGTGCGGTTTGCGACGGAGCCCTTCCGATTTATAGAAACAAAGAACTGGCCGTCGTAGGCGGTGGAGATTCGGCGGTAGAAGAAGCCTCTCACTTAACAAAATTCGCCTCTAAAGTATATTTAGTTCACAGAAGAGATTCTCTTCGTGCATCCAAAATTATGCAAAAGAGAGCGACTACTCATCCCAAAATCGAAATCATCTGGAATTCACAAGTCAAGGAAGCAAAAGGAGACGGAAAAAATCTCACCGCTTTGACTTTGGAAGACACGATGAGCGGTCAAAAAAAAGAGCTTTCAGTCGGAGGACTTTTTTACGCAATTGGCCACAAACCGAATACAGATATTTTCAAAGGAATTTTAGATCTAGATGAAAGTGGTTATATCAAAACCGTTCCCGGTTCCACTAAAACAAGTATTGACGGAGTTTTTGCCGCAGGAGACGTTCAGGATAAGATCTATCGTCAGGCGGTCTCCGCCGCGGGTTCCGGTTGTATGGCCGCACTTGATGCGGAACGATGGCTCGAATCCAGAGAAGGATAA